Proteins co-encoded in one Megalops cyprinoides isolate fMegCyp1 chromosome 1, fMegCyp1.pri, whole genome shotgun sequence genomic window:
- the LOC118787702 gene encoding transmembrane protein 254-like encodes MAPVRNGAYFERTSWRWAFPISALLLWFTWTVFWPGQNLYNTFGPLGFVSKYLVEHHYPLMYYGWWLALAIHIGEALYSLKVCREKGVDSVLTRFLWFLQTFLFGMASLHFLLEYEPAPHPKQT; translated from the exons ATGGCGCCCGTCCGAAATGGGGCATATTTCGAGAGAACATCCTGGCGCTGGGCATTCCCAATCTCAGCTCTGCTGCTATGGTTCACA tggaCTGTGTTCTGGCCGGGTCAGAACCTGTACAACACGTTTGGTCCTCTTGGCTTCGTGTCCAAATACCTTGTGGAACATCACTACCCTCTCATGTACTATGG CTGGTGGCTGGCCTTGGCCATTCACATTGGTGAAGCTCTCTACAGTCTAAAAGTCTGTCG TGAAAAGGGGGTGGACAGTGTGCTGACTCGCTTCCTGTGGTTCCTCCAGACCTTCCTGTTTGGGATGGCCTCTCTTCACTTCCTGCTAGAGTACGAGcctgcaccccaccccaaacaaaCCTGA
- the bms1 gene encoding ribosome biogenesis protein BMS1 homolog, whose protein sequence is MEKKEQKKHQQKQSGPKAERKKSRKQGVEPEKDERKRNPKAFAVQSAVRMARTFHRAQDLKTKKHHIPLVDRTPLEPPPVVVVVVGPPKVGKSTLIRCLIKNFTRQKLSDICGPITIVSGKKRRLTFVECGSDINTMIDLAKVADLVLMLIDASFGFEMETFEFLNICQVHGFPRIMGVLTHLDSFKNNKTLRKTKKRLKHRFWTEVYQGAKLFYLSGMVHGEYQTQEVRNLGRFISVMKFRPLVWQTSHPYVLADRMEDLTDPEAVRVDPKCDRTVCLYGYLRGTYLKNKSQVHIPGVGDFAVEDVSFLPDPCPLPEELKKRALNEKERLLYAPMAGVGGVVYDKDAVYIDLGGSHAEHEQEEVRPTTELVQSLIGTHATLDAKMAASKVSLFTGAAALTPEEVEGVGEESAPVTESLVWDPVTQRERRKAIFTKDEEDEEESEGESEGEGEEEGESEEEGDEEGESEEEDEEEEGEGKEREVRQVEMRQREAPPVKRQRVEERVESVAKVEVPAFADSEDDLELSEEEEEEEEAEGGGRGAADSGHCSEEDEEEEDDEEDEEEEDDEDEEEDSEESESEMEEKVTSPKAAQNEVKSSKVTPQPKEEYDEDDGAGEDSEDMDEGDESCFGSAGALQWKEGLARKAAEAFLRQQSAAPNLRKLVYGTVADEEEEGEDEEELGGLFRVSRPEKSKRQQANALDCSRYAPDSTHDWDQEEMLDSIRNCFVTGKWEGDTDAATLLKEDEELYGDFEDLETGEVHQGHTGKQEDDGEEQEGSGEEEEDEEEEGEKLMKTDDDEEQKKKRLEKKRRLKERFDSEYDDGDATYFDDLKEEMQKQAELNRAEFEDVDDETRVQYEGFRPGMYVRLEIPALPCEFVTHFDPHYPIILGGLGSSEGNVGYLQMRVKKHRWHPRILKTRDPLILSLGWRRFQTIPLYHIEDHNGRHRLLKYTPQHLHCGATIWGPITPQGTGFLAVQAVAGTQSNFRIAATGVVLDLDKSVTIVKKLKLIGYPYKIYKNTAFIKGMFNSVLEVAKFEGASVRTVSGVRGQIKKALRAPPGAYRATFEDRLLMSDIVFLRSWYPVSVPQFYNPVTSLLQPVGQKDSWMGMRTLGQLKQDLGVRNQPNKDSLYKPVVRAKRHFNPLHIPRQLQKALPFKSKPKQDQPKGRTPRDLQRPAVIREPHERKVAALLTALSTVHHHKRKKARSQQHAQHKVFLQQKEHEEEQRSRRQKEARKKMYRMLGQKEKKRQRSSLKGAPQDD, encoded by the exons atggaGAAGAAGGAGCAGAAGAAGCACCAGCAGAAGCAGAGTGGTCCGAAGGcggagaggaagaagagcaggAAGCAGGGGGTGGAGCCAGAGAAGGATGAGAGGAAGCGGAACCCCAAAGCGTTTGCGGTTCAGTCCGCCGTGCGGATGGCCAGAACCTTCCACAG GGCCCAGGACCTGAAGACGAAGAAGCACCACATTCCCCTGGTGGACCGTACACCCCTGGAGCCCCCaccggtggtggtggtggtggtaggaCCCCCGAAAGTGGGAAAGAGCACCCTCATCCGCTGCCTGATCAAAAACTTCACCCGTCAGAAGCTGAGTGACATCTGTGGGCCGATCACCATCGTCTCAG GAAAGAAGCGCAGATTGACCTTCGTCGAATGTGGTAGCGACATCAACACCATGATTGACCTGGCCAAGGTGGCCGACCTG GTGCTGATGCTGATAGACGCCAGCTTCGGGTTCGAGATGGAGACCTTCGAGTTCCTCAACATCTGCCAGGTGCACGGCTTCCCTCGCATCATGGGCGTTCTGACACACCTGGACTCCTTCAAGAACAACAAGACCTTGCGGAAGACCAAGAAACGGCTCAAACACCGCTTCTGGACCGAGGTCTACCAG GGCGCTAAGCTCTTCTACCTGTCGGGCATGGTGCATGGGGAGTACCAGACCCAGGAGGTGCGGAACCTCGGCCGCTTCATCTCTGTCATGAAGTTCCGGCCGCTGGTGTGGCAGACTTCCCACCCTTACGTGCTGGCCGACCG cATGGAGGACCTGACTGATCCAGAGGCCGTGAGGGTGGACCCCAAGTGTGACCGCACCGTCTGTCTCTATGGCTACCTGCGAGGGACATACCTGAAGAACAAGTCCCAGGTCCACATCCCAG gtgtggGGGACTTTGCGGTGGAGGACGTCAGCTTCCTGCCAGACCCCTGCCCGCTGCCCGAGGAGCTGAAAAAGCGCGCACTGAATGAGAAGGAGCGTCTGCTCTACGCCCCCATGGCGGGCGTCGGCGGGGTCGTGTACGACAAGGACGCGGTCTACATCGACCTGGGGGGCAGCCATGCCGAGCACGAGCAG GAAGAGGTGCGGCCCACCACAGAGCTGGTCCAGTCCCTGATAGGCACACACGCCACCCTGGATGCCAAGATGGCCGCCAGCAAAGTGTCTCTGTTCACGGGCGCTGCTGCTCTGACGccggaggaggtggagggggtggg AGAGGAGTCCGCCCCTGTCACAGAGAGTCTGGTCTGGGACCCCGTCAcccagagagaaaggaggaaggcCATCTTCACAaaggacgaggaggacgaggaggagagcgagggagagagtgagggagagggtgaggaagagggagagagcgaggaggagggggatgaggaaggagagagtgaggaagaggatgaggaagaagaaggagagggaaaggaaagggaagTGAGGCAGGTAgagatgaggcagagagaggccccGCCTGTAAAGAGgcagagggtggaggagagggtggagtcCGTGGCCAAAGTGGAGGTGCCTGCGTTTGCCGACAGCGAGGACGACCTGGAGctgagtgaggaagaggaggaagaggaggaggcagagggagggggacgTGGAGCAGCGGACTCCGGTCACTGCtctgaggaagatgaggaagaggaagatgatgaagaggacgaggaagaggaggatgatgaagatgaagaagaggacTCTGAGGAGTCTGAGTCAGAGATGGAGGAAAAGGTCACGTCTCCTAAAGCGGCTCAGAATGAGGTCAAGAGCTCAAAGGTCACTCCCCAGCCAAAGGAAGAatatgatgaagatgatggtgCTGGTGAGGATTCGGAGGATATGGATGAAGGGGACGAGTCCTGCTTTGGATCTGCAG GCGCTTTGCAGTGGAAAGAGGGACTGGCGCGGAAGGCCGCCGAGGCATTTCTACGTCAACAGAGCGCAGCCCCTAACCTGCGGAAGCTGGTGTAtggcacag TGgcagatgaggaggaggaaggtgaggatgaggaggagctgggggggcTGTTCAGAGTCAGCCGGCCAGAGAAGAGTAAGAGACAGCAAGCCAACGCCCTGGACTGCTCTCGCTACGCCCCCGACAGCACACATGACTGGGAccaggaggag ATGCTGGACTCTATCAGGAACTGCTTTGTCACTGGAAAATGGGAGGGAGACACTGATGCTGCTACACTGCTGAAGGAGGATG AGGAGCTGTATGGAGACTTTGAAGATTTGGAGACGGGAGAGGTGCACCAGGGGCATACTGGGAAGCAGGAGGACGATGGCGAG gagcaggaggggagtggagaggaggaagaggatgaggaagaggagggggagaagcTGATGAAGACTGACGATGATGAAGAGCAGAAGAAGAAGCGTCTGGAGAAGAAGCGGCGTCTGAAGGAGCGTTTCGACTCGGAGTACGATGACGGAGACGCCACCTACTTCGATGACCTGAAGGAGGAGATGCAGAAGCAggcagag CTGAACCGGGCGGAGTTCGAGGACGTGGACGACGAGACTCGGGTTCAGTACGAGGGGTTCCGGCCGGGCATGTACGTGCGGCTGGAGATACCCGCCCTACCCTGCGAGTTCGTCACACACTTCGACCCCCACTATCCCATCATCCTCGGAGGCCTGGGGTCCAGCGAGGGGAACGTGGGCTACCTGCAG atgagGGTGAAGAAGCACCGCTGGCACCCACGCATCCTGAAGACGCGTGACCCGCTCATCCTGTCCCTGGGGTGGCGGCGTTTCCAGACCATCCCGCTGTACCACATTGAGGACCACAACGGCCGGCACCGGCTGCTCAAATACACCCCCCAGCACCTGCACTGTGGCGCCACCATCTGGG GACCCATCACCCCCCAGGGCACAGGCTTTCTGGCTGTCCAGGCTGTGGCAGGTACCCAG tcgAACTTCCGCATTGCTGCCACAGGGGTGGTTCTGGACCTGGACAAATCAGTGACCATTGTGAAGAAGCTGAAGCTGATTGGATACCCGTATAAGATCTACAAAAACACGGCATTCATCAAG ggGATGTTTAACTCCGTGCTGGAGGTGGCAAAGTTTGAAGGGGCATCTGTGCGCACAGTCagcggggtcagaggtcagatcAAGAAAGCCCTGCGTGCCCCACCTGGAGCATACAGAGCCACGTTTGAGGACAGGCTGCTGATGAGCg atATCGTGTTCCTTCGGTCCTGGTACCCGGTGTCGGTGCCACAGTTCTATAACCCGGTGACATCACTGCTACAGCCTGTGGGGCAGAAGGACAGCTGGATGGGCATGAGGACACTGGGACAGCTTAAACAAGACCTGGGTGTGCGCAACCAGCCCAACAAAGACTCTCTGTACAAG CCGGTGGTGAGAGCAAAGCGCCACTTCAACCCGCTGCACATCCCGAGGCAGCTGCAGAAGGCCCTGCCCTTCAAGAGCAAACCCAAACAGGACCAGCCCAAGGGCCGCACCCCTCGGGACCTGCAGCGCCCGGCCGTCATCCGAGAGCCGCACGAAAGGAAG GTGGCAGCGTTGCTGACGGCGCTCAGCACGGTCCATCACCACAAGCGCAAGAAGGCGCGGTCGCAGCAGCACGCCCAGCACAAGGTCTTCCTGCAGCAGAAGGAGCACGAGGAGGAGCAGCGCAGCAGGAGGCAGAAGGAGGCGCGCAAGAAGATGTACCGCATGCTGGGccagaaggagaagaagaggcAGAGGTCCAGCCTGAAGGGGGCGCCACAGGATGACTGA
- the LOC118778836 gene encoding tetraspanin-14-like isoform X1: MHYYRYESEAAEVSCCYKYMMFSYNIIFWLAGVAFIGIGFWAWSEKGVLLDLTQVTRLHGFDPVWLVLAVGVVAFILGFAGCVGALRENICLLKFFSGLICVILFLELTVAVLAFVFKDQVREWINDFFLVNIKAYRDDIDLQNLMDSLQRLNQCCGAEDPDDWDMNVYFNCSKDNPSRERCGVPFSCCLSDPADNVVNTQCGYDVRVKGEDQSKVIYTRGCIKAMEQWLPRNIYIVAGVFIAISLLQMVGLYLARNLVDEIRKVRYHY, translated from the exons ATGCACTATTACCGCTATGAGAGTGAAGCTGCTGAGGTCAGCTGCTGCTACAAATACATGATGTTCAGCTACAACATCATCTTCTGG TTGGCGGGCGTGGCGTTTATTGGAATTGGCTTCTGGGCCTGGAGTGAGAAG GGGGTGCTGTTGGACCTGACACAGGTGACCCGGCTCCATGGCTTTGACCCGGTGTGGTTGGTGCTGGCGGTGGGCGTGGTTGCTTTCATCCTTGGCTTCGCAGGCTGTGTGGGGGCACTGAGGGAGAACATCTGCCTGCTGAAGTTT TTCTCAGGTCTGATCTGCGTCATCCTCTTCCTGGAGCTGACTGTGGCTGTGCTGGCATTCGTCTTTAAGGACCAGGTGCGGGAGTGGATCAACGACTTCTTCCTGGTCAACATCAAAGCCTACAGAGATGACATCGACCTGCAGAACCTCATGGACTCACTGCAGAGACTG AATCAATGCTGTGGTGCAGAGGATCCAGATGACTGGGACATGAATGTGTACTTCAACTGCAGCAAAGACAACCCCAGCAGAGAGCGCTGTGGAGTCCCCTTCTCCTGCTGCCTCAGTGACCCTGCT gatAATGTGGTTAACACACAGTGTGGCTATGATGTCAGAGTAAAGGGG GAGGACCAGAGTAAGGTCATCTACACCCGCGGCTGCATCAAGGCCATGGAGCAGTGGCTGCCCAGGAACATCTACATAGTGGCGGGAGTCTTCATCGCCATCTCCCTGCTGCAG
- the LOC118778836 gene encoding tetraspanin-14-like isoform X2 — protein sequence MHYYRYESEAAEVSCCYKYMMFSYNIIFWLAGVAFIGIGFWAWSEKGVLLDLTQVTRLHGFDPVWLVLAVGVVAFILGFAGCVGALRENICLLKFFSGLICVILFLELTVAVLAFVFKDQVREWINDFFLVNIKAYRDDIDLQNLMDSLQRLNQCCGAEDPDDWDMNVYFNCSKDNPSRERCGVPFSCCLSDPAEDQSKVIYTRGCIKAMEQWLPRNIYIVAGVFIAISLLQMVGLYLARNLVDEIRKVRYHY from the exons ATGCACTATTACCGCTATGAGAGTGAAGCTGCTGAGGTCAGCTGCTGCTACAAATACATGATGTTCAGCTACAACATCATCTTCTGG TTGGCGGGCGTGGCGTTTATTGGAATTGGCTTCTGGGCCTGGAGTGAGAAG GGGGTGCTGTTGGACCTGACACAGGTGACCCGGCTCCATGGCTTTGACCCGGTGTGGTTGGTGCTGGCGGTGGGCGTGGTTGCTTTCATCCTTGGCTTCGCAGGCTGTGTGGGGGCACTGAGGGAGAACATCTGCCTGCTGAAGTTT TTCTCAGGTCTGATCTGCGTCATCCTCTTCCTGGAGCTGACTGTGGCTGTGCTGGCATTCGTCTTTAAGGACCAGGTGCGGGAGTGGATCAACGACTTCTTCCTGGTCAACATCAAAGCCTACAGAGATGACATCGACCTGCAGAACCTCATGGACTCACTGCAGAGACTG AATCAATGCTGTGGTGCAGAGGATCCAGATGACTGGGACATGAATGTGTACTTCAACTGCAGCAAAGACAACCCCAGCAGAGAGCGCTGTGGAGTCCCCTTCTCCTGCTGCCTCAGTGACCCTGCT GAGGACCAGAGTAAGGTCATCTACACCCGCGGCTGCATCAAGGCCATGGAGCAGTGGCTGCCCAGGAACATCTACATAGTGGCGGGAGTCTTCATCGCCATCTCCCTGCTGCAG